In a single window of the Neodiprion virginianus isolate iyNeoVirg1 chromosome 1, iyNeoVirg1.1, whole genome shotgun sequence genome:
- the LOC124298430 gene encoding bifunctional peptidase and (3S)-lysyl hydroxylase JMJD7 isoform X1, with protein MQNKTGDDATRVTCVILLDVCDLHQNSIQPRCFKCSTCHVVVGKMLPENEDKIKRFCNVLSQESRELYLTKKVSEVERSISPLIFHREYVSKNLPLLIRGGVSQWPAIGKWNIPYFREILGDKIVSVAVTPNGYADAIAVKESEDGTGKKEYFVMPEERLVPMSTFLDALESPIQGNVYYIQKQNSNFNEDFPELWSDAGTDISWATETFGKNPDAVNFWMGDQRAVTSMHKDPYENIYCVIAGEKEFVLHPPTDLPWIPYKNYPPANYREIKPGEWLIDPIITESTIDEFLEERNDFQLDFNAIPWISIDPLNPDYMRYPAYKNANTLRVTVCEGDVLYLPSLWFHHVTQSHACIAVNYWYDMEYDIKYAYYKALEALCK; from the exons ATGCAAAACAAAACCGGTGACGACGCGACACGTGTGACATGTGTAATTCTATTAGATGTTTGCGATCTGCATCAAAATTCCATCCAACCGCGCTGTTTTAAATGTTCTACTTGTCACGTTGTTGTGGGAAAAATGTTGCCcgaaaatgaagataaaataaaaagattctGCAACGTGCTTTCCCAAGAATCTAGAG AACTTTACTTGACCAAAAAGGTATCCGAGGTCGAAAGGTCGATTTCTCCACTCATTTTCCATCGAGAGTATGTATCCAAGAACTTACCACTGCTTATAAGAGGCGGAGTTAGCCAGTGGCCAGCGATTGGTAAATGGAATATACCATACTTCCGCGAGATACTTGGTGACAAAATTGTATCGGTTGCTGTAACACCGAACGGATATGCTGATGCAATTGCAGTAAAAGAGTCGGAAGATGGAACTGGAAAAAAAGAGTATTTTGTCATGCCGGAGGAGCGGCTCGTCCCAATGTCCACGTTTTTAGATGCATTGGAAAGTCCAATTCAGGGAAATGTCTATTATATCCAAAAACAAAACTCTAACTTCAACGAAGATTTCCCTGAATTGTGGTCGGATGCTGGAACTGACATTTCATGGGCTACTGAGACTTTCGGAAAAAATCCAGATGCCGTTAATTTTTGGATGGGCGATCAGAGAGCTGTTACATCAA TGCACAAAGACCCATACGAAAATATTTACTGCGTCATAGCAGGTGAAAAGGAATTTGTGTTACATCCACCCACAGATTTACCATGGATTCCTTACAAGAATTATCCACCCGCAAATTACCGTGAAATAAAACCAGGGGAATGGTTGATTGACCCAATCATTACAGAGTCAACAATAGATGAATTCTTGGAGgaaagaaatgattttcagTTGGATTTTAACGCTATACCCTGGATATCGATTGATCCTTTAAACCCAGATTACATGAG ATACCCAGCTTATAAGAATGCAAATACACTCAGAGTAACAGTGTGTGAAGGTGACGTTTTATATTTGCCTTCGCTGTGGTTTCACCATGTCACACAGTCACATGCATGTATTGCAGTGAATTACTGGTACGATATGGAGTATGATATAAAGTACGCTTACTACAAAGCTTTGGAGGCCTTGTGTAAATAG
- the LOC124310247 gene encoding glutathione hydrolase 7-like yields the protein MLSNANGYNEGLTEDAPLTHGRNKRFRLQCYEDGGLKVTIVTFTVLSIAITVALGLEVIYNENVSGDKRHGAVATDSKNCSEIGTTILRKGGNAVDAAVAATICMAVVSPHKTGLGGGGYAMIYSHKDRVKPVVIDFARNTRDGVFGSTNVRLPAVLKGLGLTHSLHGKLPWDQLVLPSSKLAREGFIVSNEFADEVEKNPRIIEIYGRLDPGQHLKLTLLADTLDIIAKRGFNELYNGSLSQKFRSQSVDFSRQMANYKPEIKVADVINFYNHLVYYPPNANSLKHALQMIDALHIPNENASTIESQCLVADVLVNNTYSKAGSEGMEERFSNVVVMDEVDSYVIIITGLSATFGLGKTSDAGFLKDSAANSLEKLTPVLFCDAVSICGLRGITATDDVPLTAELLYNLMVRKLNVSNAVEHPRYYILPDGIAVESDYSHVADPTLCNSLKLNTSRQNADEILKSCNTIVKVKDTMNSHSDSRGGGHASRFQPSGSCINCAV from the exons ATGCTAT CAAATGCTAATGGTTACAATG AGGGATTAACAGAGGATGCACCACTTACTCATGGGCGTAATAAAAGATTCAGACTACAATGTTACGAGGATGGGGGGCTCAAAGTTACGATCGTCACTTTTACCGTGCTAAGTATTGCAATCACTGTAGCTCTTGGGCTCGAAGtaatttacaatgaaaatgTATCAGGG GATAAGAGACATGGAGCTGTTGCaactgattcaaaaaattgttcggAAATTGGAACGACCATACTAAGGAAAGGTGGAAATGCGGTAGATGCAGCAGTAGCTGCAACAATTTGTATGGCAGTGGTCAGTCCCCATAAAACAGGTCTTGGTGG CGGTGGTTACGCGATGATCTATAGTCACAAGGACCGAGTGAAACCGGTGGTTATTGATTTTGCAAGAAACACGAGAGACG GTGTATTTGGCAGCACAAACGTTCGATTACCAGCAGTTTTGAAAGGGTTGGGGCTCACTCATTCACTGCATGGTAAACTTCCTTGGGACCAATTAGTATTACCGTCGTCCAAACTGGCTCGAGAGGGATTTATAGTGAGTAACGAATTTGCTGACGAAGTGGAGAAAAATCCGAGGATTATAGAAATTTATGGTCGGCTTGACCCTGGCCAGCATCTGAAGTTGACACTGTTAGCAGATACTTTGGATATCATAGCTAAACGTGGTTTTAATG AATTGTACAACGGAAGTTTGTCCCAGAAATTTCGCTCTCAATCAGTGGATTTTTCACGGCAAATGGCAAATTACAAACCGGAAATAAAAGTAGCTgatgtgataaatttttataatcatttgGTGTATTATCCGCCAAATGCAAACTCACTCAAACATGCACTCCAAATGATCGATGCGCTTCACATACCTAATGAGAATGCATCGACTATAGAGTCACAATGTCTTGTTGCTGACGTTTTGGTAAACAATACATATTCAAAAGCTGGATCAGAGG GAATGGAGGAACGATTTAGCAATGTCGTCGTAATGGATGAAGTGGATTCCTATGTCATTATAATTAC TGGTCTAAGCGCAACGTTTGGATTAGGCAAAACATCAGATGCTGGTTTTCTCAAGGACAGCGCGGCGAATAGTTTGGAAAAACTTACACCAGTTCTATTTTGCGATGCAGTATCGATATGTGGATTACGCGGGATCACTGCCACTGATGATGTGCCGCTCACTGCAGAACTTTTGTACAACCTTATGGTGCGCAAACTGAACGTTTCTAATGCTGTAGAACATCCAAG GTATTACATATTGCCAGATGGAATTGCTGTAGAAAGCGATTACTCGCATGTGGCAGATCCCACATTATGCAATTCTCTTAAGTTAAACACCTCCAGACAAAATGCCGATGAGATACTAAAAAGTTGCAATACCATAGTCAAGGTCAAAGACACTATGAATAGTCATTCCGATAGCCGAGGGGGTGGTCATGCTTCGAGGTTTCAACCGTCAGGAAGTTGCATTAATTGTGCAGTCTAA
- the LOC124298418 gene encoding adiponectin receptor protein isoform X2 encodes MTEVLKAGVLSDEIDLGALAHNAAEQAEEFVRKVWEASWKQCHFRNLPRWLQDNDFLHAGHRPPLPSFYACFKSIFRIHTETGNIWTHLLGCVAFIGIAIFFLTQPPVEIQLEEKLVFAAFFAGAIVCLGMSFAFHTVHCHSECVGKLFSKLDYCGIAMLIMGSFVPWLYYGFYCDYQPKLIYLSVVVVLGITSIVVSLWEKFSEPSYRPLRAGVFMGFGLSGVIPAVHYAIAEGWFKAISQASLGWLILMGCLYILGAMFYAWRVPERFFPGKFDIWFQSHQIFHVLVIAAAFVHYHGITEMAMYRMTVGECADPSQAIVF; translated from the exons ATGACAGAGGTACTAAAAGCTGGGGTACTGAGCGATGAAATAGACCTGGGAGCTTTAGCTCATAATGCAGCTGAACAGGCCGAAGAATTTGTCCGTAAA GTTTGGGAAGCATCGTGGAAACAATGCCATTTCCGAAACTTGCCTAGATGGCTGCAGGATAATGATTTTCTACACGCTGGACACAGACCACCTTTGCCATCCTTCTATGCTTGTTTCAAGAGCATCTTCCGTATTCATACTGAAACTGGCAATATATGGACCCATTTGCTAG GATGTGTAGCATTCATAGGAAtagcaattttctttttaacccAACCACCCGTCGAAATAcaattagaagaaaaattggtGTTTGCTGCATTTTTTGCTGGAGCTATAGTGTGTCTGGGAATGTCTTTTGCCTTTCACACGGTCCACTGCCACAGTGAATGTGTAGGAAAGTTGTTTTCAAAACTGGATTACTGCGGCATTGCTATGCTGATAATGGGCAGTTTTGTTCCATGGTTATATTACGGATTCTACTGTGATTATCAACCAAAATTGATATACCTATCAGTTGTTGTTGTCCTCGGCATTACTAGTATCGTTGTTTCCCTTTGGGAAAAATTCAGCGAGCCAAGTTATAGACCACTTCGAGCAGGAGTTTTCATGGGCTTTGGCCTCAGTGGG GTGATACCAGCTGTTCATTACGCCATTGCTGAGGGCTGGTTTAAAGCGATAAGTCAAGCATCTCTGGGATGGTTGATTCTTATGGGGTGCCTTTATATCTTGGGAGCCATGTTTTACGCATGGCGTGTCCCAGAAAGATTTTTCCCaggaaaatttgatatttgg ttTCAGAGTCACCAAATCTTCCATGTGCTTGTTATAGCCGCAGCGTTTGTTCATTACCATGGGATAACAGAAATGGCAATGTATCGAATGACAGTTGGTGAATGCGCTGATCCATCCCAAGCAATAGTGTTTTAA
- the LOC124298430 gene encoding bifunctional peptidase and (3S)-lysyl hydroxylase Jmjd7 isoform X4 yields the protein MQNKTGDDATRVTCVILLDVCDLHQNSIQPRCFKCSTCHVVVGKMLPENEDKIKRFCNVLSQESRELYLTKKVSEVERSISPLIFHREYVSKNLPLLIRGGVSQWPAIGKWNIPYFREILGDKIVSVAVTPNGYADAIAVKESEDGTGKKEYFVMPEERLVPMSTFLDALESPIQGNVYYIQKQNSNFNEDFPELWSDAGTDISWATETFGKNPDAVNFWMGDQRAVTSMHKDPYENIYCVIAGEKEFVLHPPTDLPWIPYKNYPPANYREIKPGEWLIDPIITESTIDEFLEERNDFQLDFNAIPWISIDPLNPDYMRYPAYKNANTLRVTVCEGDVLYLPSLWFHHVTQSHACIAVNYWYMLPVLKTL from the exons ATGCAAAACAAAACCGGTGACGACGCGACACGTGTGACATGTGTAATTCTATTAGATGTTTGCGATCTGCATCAAAATTCCATCCAACCGCGCTGTTTTAAATGTTCTACTTGTCACGTTGTTGTGGGAAAAATGTTGCCcgaaaatgaagataaaataaaaagattctGCAACGTGCTTTCCCAAGAATCTAGAG AACTTTACTTGACCAAAAAGGTATCCGAGGTCGAAAGGTCGATTTCTCCACTCATTTTCCATCGAGAGTATGTATCCAAGAACTTACCACTGCTTATAAGAGGCGGAGTTAGCCAGTGGCCAGCGATTGGTAAATGGAATATACCATACTTCCGCGAGATACTTGGTGACAAAATTGTATCGGTTGCTGTAACACCGAACGGATATGCTGATGCAATTGCAGTAAAAGAGTCGGAAGATGGAACTGGAAAAAAAGAGTATTTTGTCATGCCGGAGGAGCGGCTCGTCCCAATGTCCACGTTTTTAGATGCATTGGAAAGTCCAATTCAGGGAAATGTCTATTATATCCAAAAACAAAACTCTAACTTCAACGAAGATTTCCCTGAATTGTGGTCGGATGCTGGAACTGACATTTCATGGGCTACTGAGACTTTCGGAAAAAATCCAGATGCCGTTAATTTTTGGATGGGCGATCAGAGAGCTGTTACATCAA TGCACAAAGACCCATACGAAAATATTTACTGCGTCATAGCAGGTGAAAAGGAATTTGTGTTACATCCACCCACAGATTTACCATGGATTCCTTACAAGAATTATCCACCCGCAAATTACCGTGAAATAAAACCAGGGGAATGGTTGATTGACCCAATCATTACAGAGTCAACAATAGATGAATTCTTGGAGgaaagaaatgattttcagTTGGATTTTAACGCTATACCCTGGATATCGATTGATCCTTTAAACCCAGATTACATGAG ATACCCAGCTTATAAGAATGCAAATACACTCAGAGTAACAGTGTGTGAAGGTGACGTTTTATATTTGCCTTCGCTGTGGTTTCACCATGTCACACAGTCACATGCATGTATTGCAGTGAATTACTG GTACATGTTGCCGGTTCTTAAAACCTTGTAG
- the LOC124298430 gene encoding bifunctional peptidase and (3S)-lysyl hydroxylase JMJD7 isoform X3: protein MQNKTGDDATRVTCVILLDVCDLHQNSIQPRCFKCSTCHVVVGKMLPENEDKIKRFCNVLSQESRELYLTKKVSEVERSISPLIFHREYVSKNLPLLIRGGVSQWPAIGKWNIPYFREILGDKIVSVAVTPNGYADAIAVKESEDGTGKKEYFVMPEERLVPMSTFLDALESPIQGNVYYIQKQNSNFNEDFPELWSDAGTDISWATETFGKNPDAVNFWMGDQRAVTSNLPWIPYKNYPPANYREIKPGEWLIDPIITESTIDEFLEERNDFQLDFNAIPWISIDPLNPDYMRYPAYKNANTLRVTVCEGDVLYLPSLWFHHVTQSHACIAVNYWMGLAVFSRNNPCINEKINLRDRALFYATHRTSGTSR from the exons ATGCAAAACAAAACCGGTGACGACGCGACACGTGTGACATGTGTAATTCTATTAGATGTTTGCGATCTGCATCAAAATTCCATCCAACCGCGCTGTTTTAAATGTTCTACTTGTCACGTTGTTGTGGGAAAAATGTTGCCcgaaaatgaagataaaataaaaagattctGCAACGTGCTTTCCCAAGAATCTAGAG AACTTTACTTGACCAAAAAGGTATCCGAGGTCGAAAGGTCGATTTCTCCACTCATTTTCCATCGAGAGTATGTATCCAAGAACTTACCACTGCTTATAAGAGGCGGAGTTAGCCAGTGGCCAGCGATTGGTAAATGGAATATACCATACTTCCGCGAGATACTTGGTGACAAAATTGTATCGGTTGCTGTAACACCGAACGGATATGCTGATGCAATTGCAGTAAAAGAGTCGGAAGATGGAACTGGAAAAAAAGAGTATTTTGTCATGCCGGAGGAGCGGCTCGTCCCAATGTCCACGTTTTTAGATGCATTGGAAAGTCCAATTCAGGGAAATGTCTATTATATCCAAAAACAAAACTCTAACTTCAACGAAGATTTCCCTGAATTGTGGTCGGATGCTGGAACTGACATTTCATGGGCTACTGAGACTTTCGGAAAAAATCCAGATGCCGTTAATTTTTGGATGGGCGATCAGAGAGCTGTTACATCAA ATTTACCATGGATTCCTTACAAGAATTATCCACCCGCAAATTACCGTGAAATAAAACCAGGGGAATGGTTGATTGACCCAATCATTACAGAGTCAACAATAGATGAATTCTTGGAGgaaagaaatgattttcagTTGGATTTTAACGCTATACCCTGGATATCGATTGATCCTTTAAACCCAGATTACATGAG ATACCCAGCTTATAAGAATGCAAATACACTCAGAGTAACAGTGTGTGAAGGTGACGTTTTATATTTGCCTTCGCTGTGGTTTCACCATGTCACACAGTCACATGCATGTATTGCAGTGAATTACTG GATGGGTCTTGCCGTATTTTCACGAAACAATCCGTGTATTAATGAAAAGATAAATCTTCGAGATCGCGCCTTATTCTATGCTACCCACCGTACGTCTGGAACATCGCGATGA
- the LOC124298430 gene encoding bifunctional peptidase and (3S)-lysyl hydroxylase Jmjd7 isoform X2, which produces MQNKTGDDATRVTCVILLDVCDLHQNSIQPRCFKCSTCHVVVGKMLPENEDKIKRFCNVLSQESRELYLTKKVSEVERSISPLIFHREYVSKNLPLLIRGGVSQWPAIGKWNIPYFREILGDKIVSVAVTPNGYADAIAVKESEDGTGKKEYFVMPEERLVPMSTFLDALESPIQGNVYYIQKQNSNFNEDFPELWSDAGTDISWATETFGKNPDAVNFWMGDQRAVTSMHKDPYENIYCVIAGEKEFVLHPPTDLPWIPYKNYPPANYREIKPGEWLIDPIITESTIDEFLEERNDFQLDFNAIPWISIDPLNPDYMRYPAYKNANTLRVTVCEGDVLYLPSLWFHHVTQSHACIAVNYCDTCTEDGLFTGKSACASAI; this is translated from the exons ATGCAAAACAAAACCGGTGACGACGCGACACGTGTGACATGTGTAATTCTATTAGATGTTTGCGATCTGCATCAAAATTCCATCCAACCGCGCTGTTTTAAATGTTCTACTTGTCACGTTGTTGTGGGAAAAATGTTGCCcgaaaatgaagataaaataaaaagattctGCAACGTGCTTTCCCAAGAATCTAGAG AACTTTACTTGACCAAAAAGGTATCCGAGGTCGAAAGGTCGATTTCTCCACTCATTTTCCATCGAGAGTATGTATCCAAGAACTTACCACTGCTTATAAGAGGCGGAGTTAGCCAGTGGCCAGCGATTGGTAAATGGAATATACCATACTTCCGCGAGATACTTGGTGACAAAATTGTATCGGTTGCTGTAACACCGAACGGATATGCTGATGCAATTGCAGTAAAAGAGTCGGAAGATGGAACTGGAAAAAAAGAGTATTTTGTCATGCCGGAGGAGCGGCTCGTCCCAATGTCCACGTTTTTAGATGCATTGGAAAGTCCAATTCAGGGAAATGTCTATTATATCCAAAAACAAAACTCTAACTTCAACGAAGATTTCCCTGAATTGTGGTCGGATGCTGGAACTGACATTTCATGGGCTACTGAGACTTTCGGAAAAAATCCAGATGCCGTTAATTTTTGGATGGGCGATCAGAGAGCTGTTACATCAA TGCACAAAGACCCATACGAAAATATTTACTGCGTCATAGCAGGTGAAAAGGAATTTGTGTTACATCCACCCACAGATTTACCATGGATTCCTTACAAGAATTATCCACCCGCAAATTACCGTGAAATAAAACCAGGGGAATGGTTGATTGACCCAATCATTACAGAGTCAACAATAGATGAATTCTTGGAGgaaagaaatgattttcagTTGGATTTTAACGCTATACCCTGGATATCGATTGATCCTTTAAACCCAGATTACATGAG ATACCCAGCTTATAAGAATGCAAATACACTCAGAGTAACAGTGTGTGAAGGTGACGTTTTATATTTGCCTTCGCTGTGGTTTCACCATGTCACACAGTCACATGCATGTATTGCAGTGAATTACTG TGACACATGTACTGAAGATGGATTATTTACGGGTAAATCCGCCTGCGCATCGGCAATTTGA
- the LOC124298479 gene encoding GDP-fucose transporter 1, producing the protein MVVEPGLVSQYIHIALVVATYWIVSILTVFVNKALLSSNEVNLDAPLFVTWFQCVVSALICTTWSKLAKFFPHRISFPEGHPYCMDVVRKVLPLSVLFTFMIASNNLCLKYVGVAFYYLGRSLTTVFNVVLSYSILGQRTSFGCILCSGIIIGGFWLGVDQENVAGSLSVVGTIFGILGSLSVSLYSIYTKRVLPLVNQEIWLLSYYNNVYSVFLFLPLMLVNGEFSVVYNYSKLSEPFFWTVMVIGGLCGFAIGSVTVLQIKVTSPLTHNISGTAKACAQTVMATYWFNEHKPLLWWLSNFIVLGGSAGYARIKQLDMETAHHSQKYTQLRA; encoded by the exons ATGGTAGTGGAACCTGGTCTCGTCTCCCAATACATCCACATCGCCCTTGTTGTTGCAACTTACTG GATCGTTTCCATTTTAACTGTTTTCGTAAATAAGGCTCTCCTCTCTAGTAACGAAGTCAATTTAGATGCGCCACTATTTGTTACTTGGTTTCAATGCGTAGTCAGTGCTTTAATATGTACCACTTGGAGCAAGCTAGCCAAATTCTTTCCACACAGGATCAGTTTTCCTGAAGGACATCCTTACTGCATGGATGTTGTGAGAAAG GTCCTACCGTTATCAGTGCTATTCACCTTTATGATAGCCAGTAACAATCTGTGCCTGAAATATGTTGGCGTAGCATTCTACTACTTAGGGCGATCATTGACAACAGTGTTCAATGTCGTTTTATCCTATTCAATACTAG GACAGAGAACATCTTTTGGGTGTATACTGTGCTCCGGCATAATCATTGGAGGATTCTGGCTTGGCGTTGATCAAGAAAATGTCGCAGGCTCGTTATCAGTTGTTGGAACGATATTCGGTATTCTTGGATCGCTGTCAGTATCGCTCTATTCAATTTACACAAAAAGAGTGTTGCCACTAGTGAATCAGGAAATTTGGCTACTCTCCTACTATAATAATGTTTATAGTGTCTTCCTCTTCCTACCATTAATGCTAGTCAATGGAGAATTTAGTGTCGTTTACAATTACAGTAAATTATCAGAACCCTTTTTTTGGACAGTAATGGTCATCGGAGGCCTTTGTGGCTTTGCTATTGGCTCTGTTACTGTCCTACAGATAAAAGTTACTTCACCTTTGACACACAATATCAGTGGGACGGCAAAGGCATGCGCGCAAACAGTGATGGCCACTTATTGGTTCAACGAACATAAACCGTTATTGTGGTGGTTGAGTAATTTTATTGTGTTGGGCGGCAGTGCTGGCTATGCTCGAATAAAGCAACTTGATATGGAAACTGCTCATCATTCGCAAAAATATACCCAACTGAGGGCGTAA
- the LOC124298409 gene encoding molybdate-anion transporter-like, with amino-acid sequence MDMGLSDKLIYSRLCRKYLLVFLLATFADWLQGPYIYRLYTHYGYSSADVLLLYVVGFASSTAFGIVVGYLADKFGRKKLCVIYSILYSLACLLKIYNSFSVLFVGRILGGISTSILFSTFESWYIGQHLIKYDLEKDWINLTLTKSTFYNGLLAILAGFVSSIFVDKLDMGPLAPFLLAVPILVAAGYSCAILWDENPVLSHSFKEEKYESSLTLIINKHNRILLYLGIVQSLYESVMYVFVFLWTPVLEPIHPSQGVIFSFFMMCIMLGSYFYTVLHSRFRLSCERLLNISILVSFFSISMCTYGSYIQTDKSSEVLGTYLCLFSFLCYEVAIGIYYPAIGYLRGIVIPETHRASIINWFRVPMNLMTCAILLYVRFKLPYNYQVFLFSAASLSVACYSSSRFVNLYNRDLKYSQAKITTAHPNILLL; translated from the coding sequence ATGGACATGGGATTATCGGACAAATTGATATATTCAAGGTTGTGCAGAAAATATCTGCTGGTATTTTTATTAGCAACATTTGCCGACTGGCTTCAAGGCCCCTACATATATAGATTATACACCCATTACGGATACAGTAGTGCCGATGTCTTGCTGCTGTACGTTGTGGGTTTTGCAAGTAGTACAGCATTTGGCATTGTTGTTGGTTATTTAGCTGATAAATTTGGAAGAAAGAAACTATGCGTCATTTACAGTATTTTGTACTCTTTGGCTTGCCTCTTGAAGATTTACAATAGCTTCAGTGTTCTATTCGTTGGCCGAATACTCGGCGGTATATCTACGTCCATATTATTTTCTACCTTTGAATCATGGTACATTGGGCAACATTTGATCAAATATGATTTGGAAAAGGATTGGATTAATTTAACTTTAACCAAATCTACATTTTACAACGGACTTCTTGCGATTCTTGCTGGATTTGTATCTTCCATATTTGTTGACAAGTTAGATATGGGTCCTCTAGCTCCGTTTTTATTAGCAGTCCCAATACTCGTAGCTGCAGGTTATTCCTGTGCCATTCTTTGGGATGAAAATCCTGTTCTTAGTCATAGTTTTAAGGAAGAAAAGTACGAGAGTAGTTTGACGCTAATCATAAATAAGCATaatagaattttattgtacTTAGGTATAGTTCAATCATTGTATGAATCAGTGATGTATGTATTCGTATTTTTATGGACTCCAGTCTTGGAACCAATTCACCCAAGTCAGGGCGTTATATTTAGCTTTTTTATGATGTGTATAATGCTTGGTAGCTACTTTTACACAGTTTTGCATTCACGTTTTCGCTTATCTTGCGAACGTCTCTTGAACATTTCTATACTTGTTAGTTTCTTTAGTATTTCTATGTGCACGTACGGTTCTTACATTCAAACGGACAAGTCTAGCGAAGTACTTGGAACTTACCTATGTTTGTTCTCATTTCTATGCTACGAAGTTGCGATAGGAATATACTATCCTGCTATCGGGTACTTGAGGGGAATTGTAATTCCAGAAACTCACCGTGCTAGTATTATTAACTGGTTTAGAGTTCCTATGAATTTAATGACTTGTGCAATTTTACTGTACGTTAGGTTTAAGTTACCTTACAATTATCAAGTATTCTTATTCAGTGCAGCCAGTTTGAGTGTTGCATGCTACTCGTCGTCAAGATTTGTTAACTTATATAATAGAGATCTCAAATATTCTCAGGCAAAAATAACTACTGCACACCCTAATATACTTcttctttaa
- the LOC124298418 gene encoding adiponectin receptor protein isoform X1: MSTFEDMIVEDRGDLASGGESIVRHRIPWSDRVSLNSDIPGLHEVNDLLDDDDASCLGEEEDGVGCPLPSTPEDDHLLDCEMTEVLKAGVLSDEIDLGALAHNAAEQAEEFVRKVWEASWKQCHFRNLPRWLQDNDFLHAGHRPPLPSFYACFKSIFRIHTETGNIWTHLLGCVAFIGIAIFFLTQPPVEIQLEEKLVFAAFFAGAIVCLGMSFAFHTVHCHSECVGKLFSKLDYCGIAMLIMGSFVPWLYYGFYCDYQPKLIYLSVVVVLGITSIVVSLWEKFSEPSYRPLRAGVFMGFGLSGVIPAVHYAIAEGWFKAISQASLGWLILMGCLYILGAMFYAWRVPERFFPGKFDIWFQSHQIFHVLVIAAAFVHYHGITEMAMYRMTVGECADPSQAIVF, translated from the exons ATGTCCACATTTGAGGATATGATTGTGGAGGACAGAGGAGACTTAGCTTCAGGAGGCGAGTCAATAGTCCGTCATCGTATTCCATGGAGCGATCGAGTTTCCTTAAACAGCGATATACCGGGCTTGCACGAAGTGAACGACCTATTAGATGACGATGATGCTAGTTGCCTTGGTGAGGAAGAAGATGGTGTTGGCTGTCCTCTACCTTCTACACCAGAAGATGACCATCTGTTAGATTGCGAG ATGACAGAGGTACTAAAAGCTGGGGTACTGAGCGATGAAATAGACCTGGGAGCTTTAGCTCATAATGCAGCTGAACAGGCCGAAGAATTTGTCCGTAAA GTTTGGGAAGCATCGTGGAAACAATGCCATTTCCGAAACTTGCCTAGATGGCTGCAGGATAATGATTTTCTACACGCTGGACACAGACCACCTTTGCCATCCTTCTATGCTTGTTTCAAGAGCATCTTCCGTATTCATACTGAAACTGGCAATATATGGACCCATTTGCTAG GATGTGTAGCATTCATAGGAAtagcaattttctttttaacccAACCACCCGTCGAAATAcaattagaagaaaaattggtGTTTGCTGCATTTTTTGCTGGAGCTATAGTGTGTCTGGGAATGTCTTTTGCCTTTCACACGGTCCACTGCCACAGTGAATGTGTAGGAAAGTTGTTTTCAAAACTGGATTACTGCGGCATTGCTATGCTGATAATGGGCAGTTTTGTTCCATGGTTATATTACGGATTCTACTGTGATTATCAACCAAAATTGATATACCTATCAGTTGTTGTTGTCCTCGGCATTACTAGTATCGTTGTTTCCCTTTGGGAAAAATTCAGCGAGCCAAGTTATAGACCACTTCGAGCAGGAGTTTTCATGGGCTTTGGCCTCAGTGGG GTGATACCAGCTGTTCATTACGCCATTGCTGAGGGCTGGTTTAAAGCGATAAGTCAAGCATCTCTGGGATGGTTGATTCTTATGGGGTGCCTTTATATCTTGGGAGCCATGTTTTACGCATGGCGTGTCCCAGAAAGATTTTTCCCaggaaaatttgatatttgg ttTCAGAGTCACCAAATCTTCCATGTGCTTGTTATAGCCGCAGCGTTTGTTCATTACCATGGGATAACAGAAATGGCAATGTATCGAATGACAGTTGGTGAATGCGCTGATCCATCCCAAGCAATAGTGTTTTAA